The following are encoded in a window of Magnolia sinica isolate HGM2019 unplaced genomic scaffold, MsV1 ctg348, whole genome shotgun sequence genomic DNA:
- the LOC131236239 gene encoding signal peptidase complex subunit 2-like, with amino-acid sequence MVSNSSSSSLKPNPKKANLMDPHSIKHLLDESVSEIVTGQGYTEDVRLSNIRLLVGTVIIAIALIVQFYCKKFSENKDFLIGCITLYPSKPNSCTSLGEEIIFFSVFLQCNLSIGNWILFFIFLRSLTPFWQVYRLQ; translated from the exons atggtgagcaACAGCAGCAGCTCATCTCTCAAACCCAACCCTAAAAAAGCTAATTTGATGGATCCTCATTCCATCAAACACCTTCTCGACGAATCCGTCTCCGAG ATTGTCACCGGCCAAGGATACACCGAAGATGTGCGTCTGAGCAACATCAGATTGCTTGTGGGAACGGTCATCATCGCCATTGCTCTTATCGTGCAATTCTACTGTAAGAAGTTCTCAGAAAATAAAGATTTCCTCATCGGATGCATCACATTGTATCCTTCAAAACCTAATTCTTGTACATCTCTCGGAGAAGAAATCATCTTCTTTTCAGTGTTTTTGCAGTGTAATCTATCTATTGgaaattggattttattttttatttttttgagatcttTGACTCCTTTTTGGCAAGTATATCGTCTTCAATAG
- the LOC131236257 gene encoding alpha-glucan water dikinase, chloroplastic-like: protein MDSCKSEKPSRSHGRISFSQAASWSFLCSDSPSLAAKILFDLFLSKIKLSYLYATYINHHILPKLLCLKATSAEILYSEIEESELSDASSTNLKEDRSSPSLTLIRKQGWYSDKISYLKGKVPSSIGILTSVALPFEVFEKVLLDDSNQK from the exons ATGGATAGTTGCAAATCAGAGAAGCCTTCTAGAAGTCATGGCCGAATTTCCTTCAGCCAAGCTGCCTCTTGGAGTTTTCTTTGCAGCGATAGCCCCTCGCTTGCAGCCAAGATATTATTCGATCTCTTCCTCTCCAAA ATTAAATtgagttacttgtatgccacatatatcaaccatcacatcttgcCAAAGTTGTTATGCCTGAAAGCTACCTCTGCAGAAATACTTTACAG TGAGATTGAGGAAAGTGAACTCTCTGATGCAAGCTCAACAAATTTGAAAGAAGATAGGTCTTCACCATCCCTAACTCTGATCAGAAAGCAG GGATGGTATTCAGATAAAATTTCATATCTAAAAGGAAAAGTGCCTTCCTCGATAGGAATTCTAACATCAGTTGCCCTGCCCTTTGAAGTTTTTGAGAAGGTTTTGTTAGATGATTCAAACCAG AAATGA